CAGAGCGCAAGCTCTTACTGGCAGCATTATTTATTTGCCTGGGAATGTTGTTTCTTACCCAGGTTATGTTATTCTCCTCTTCAGTTTTAGTTTCAGAAAAAGACCTGGTTCTATTAATACTGGCTATAGCCCTGTTGACTTTAGGCATAGTTCAAGTAGTGAAAGCTGTTAAACGAATCTAAGGTGTAGGTCTGCTAAAGGCCTACACTTTTTTTATTGTCCACCAAATGAGTTCGTGACAACCAAATACTTTTCTGCGCGCAACTTTTATACAGATACAATTCACCCTTTGTTTACTTGTAGTATTATGTTACCCACATCCCTGTAAACCCCATCCACCTCAACCATACAATATTGCGTTTATGAACACATCTGATCCATTTTCCACCATTCAACATATTGCAGGTGGCTATTGCCTGAACCGGTGTTTGCATGCAGTAGCAGAACTTGGCGTTGCCGATGTATTGGACGATACGCCACAAACTACTACCCAACTCGCCCAGGCCGTTGGAGCGAATCCGGATGCGCTATCAAGAGTGATACGACTGCTGGCCGCCTACCAGGTATTTGAAATGAACGGCAATAAGGTCTCTCATTCACCCGCTTCTTACCTTTTACGGCAGGATCATCCTCAATCCATGCGAAGCTTTGCACGCATGTTTGGACTATCTATTAATTGGAAAGCCTATGAAGGTTTTTACGAAACCATTCAAACTGGCCAACCTTCCTTAACATCTACAGGCAGTTTTTGGGAATACTTTGCTACTCACGAAAAAGAAAATCACATTTTCAATGCAGCTATGGCTGATAAGGCCAAAGGACAGATATATGGCATCTTGGGCACTTACGATTTTTCTGCGTTTAACCACGTTGGTGATATTGGAGGTGGCCGTGGTCACTTACTAATGGCCATCTTAAAAAAGACACCAAACGTCACAGGTATATTGTTTGACCTTCCACATGTAATTGACGAGGTAAAAAATATTGCTTCTGACAGACTCTCTTTACAGGCAGGTGATTTCTTTAAAGATGATCTGCCAGAATGCGATGCCTATGTGGTTATGGAAATTATACATGATTGGCCCGATGCTGAATCCATAGCTATTTTAAAGGCCATCCGTAAAGCAGCACCCACAAACGCCCGGCTGTTGTTAATTGAAACACTGGTGCCAGAAAATGCAGCACCCGACTGGTCAAAGATGTTAGACATACACATGCTCACATTGTTGGGAGGCCGTCAGCGCACACAAACAGAATATTCGACGCTTCTAGGAGCAGCTGGATTTAAATTAAACCAAGTGATAGATACTGGTACAGGCATTGCCATTTTAGAAGCTACGCCGTCATAAATGAAAGCAAAATGATAATAAGACATCAAATAGCGAAGACGTAAATAAAATGATCACCACAATAATGAACCAGCCAACACTTGCAATTCATGAAAATCGGTAGTATCTTAAAGTAGCAACCTTTCTTCTGCTAGCTTTCATTTAATATCCCTTCATTCGAAAACAACCAATCGTGTTGCAATATTGCGCATCCATAGCCTATTCTGACTACACATATAATTAAGGCTCCTACAGTACCACCCTTATACGCCGCAATTATTTGCGTGCTTAAGTATGTCCTTTTATTACCTCACCATAACCCCGATCAGAAATGAAACACATTGCAATCTCTTTAGTTCTTTTTAGTATGGCCGCTAGCACCTCTCTTATTGCTGTTGGTCAGAGCAACGATGAAGAAGCAATTAAAAACGCCATCAAAAACGGATGGGAAGTTAGTACCGCTAAAAATGCCAACGGCGTAAAAGCGGTATGGAAGCAAGACCCCAACGTAGTCAACACTTTTATAGGCCGCTTTAACTACACAAGAGCAAACGGCTGGGACAGTATTGCCGCTATTACCGACCGCAGCTTTAATGCCAACCCCAAACCGAGTCGCACCGGCTACAGCTTACGCAATTACAACATTCGCTCTAATGGCAACATGGCCTTTGCTGAATATGTTGCCGTTGTTACACCGGTAGACAGCGACCCTAATAGCTTCCCCTACGTCCCAGATAGCATTCACTTTAACACCTACCAGGTGCTGGAGAAAGTAAACGATCAATGGAAAACAGTTGCCCTTGTCAATACTAACCCAGAGAGCTATGAAACCAATACCGATCATGCTATTGAAACGGATATTAATGAGATTGGCTACCGGTTTTTAACGACTAAGCGATATAATGAGGCTATTGAAGTTTTTAAAACTAACGTTAAGCTCTATCCTAACATGTGGAATACATATGATAGCCTGGGAGAAGCCTATATGGCGGCCGGCAATAAAAAACTGGCCATTGAGAATTATGAGAAGTCAATGAAACTAAATCCAAAGAGTGAATCGGGCAAAGCTGCCCTAGCAAAATTGAAACAGCCTTGAGAATTTGCAGGCAACTCAAAAGCCATGGATTTAATTTAAGCAACTAGCTAAAAAAGACATGGCTTTTGATCCCACCAAATAAAACGCAGCGCACTATTACGCTACCATAATGGCTTCAACAAGTTTACCAACTTCCTGTTTTCAGGAATGCATTTATGTATGGGTGGCACAGGGTGTTTTAACACCTGAAAGGAAGTAAAATCACCGATATAATGAAATATGTATTGCTGCTCTTTAAATACTCTAGCCCGAGGGCTACCAAACAAAGAGTGGTCATACTTACCATTGATCTTTACTTCTACAGGCTCGCCCATTCGCAGATCACAAACCTTATAGGCAGGCCGACTGGGTTTCTGTATTGAAAGTGATTGATGACGAAGGTGCAATTCTAATTCTTCTGCAAGCGCCAGGTTAAAGTCACCAAACGGCCTCGGCACATCTAACACGAAGCAATTATTATCTTCTTTTTCTCGCCAAGGATACGGCTCAATGGTTTGGTCATCTATTATAGTAATTACATTACAGCGATGCAAGGCGGGATGTGCAAGCACCTGCTCTGGCAAGTAAAGTTGCTGATCTGCCACAAAGCCATTTACCGACTCCGCATCTTGCCACTCCAGCTTGTGCTTACGATCGGCAAATGATTTTTCATCCTTGTAGTAGTACAAAATTTTGCTGAATACCTGCAGGATCTTGACAGGCTTTTTTAAGGTTACAACAGTAGCTTTCACAACAGCCAATTAAAAATGAAACTTGCAATGTAGGAAAATTTTCACCCCTTACGCATGAAGTACGACGGATCGTTTTTTATAATAGCTTTTAGCCATTAGGGAAAGCGGTATACCAATACAGACAATCAGGATCAACATATTGATCAACGCCCCATCCCAACGAAAGGGTGGCCTGGACACGTTTGATAAAGGAACAACAATTAAGTTCATTATCATCCAGACAATGATACCATATACTATACCTGAAAGGAGGCCAATCTTTCTAAGACCATCTATCCGTGAAAAAAGCCAAAAGAAGATAAAGGCAAACGTAGTGGCTATTATATAATGAAACACCAGACCGGCTACCATCATTTCAGCGCCACCAGCAAAGGCCGCTTTACCAAAAATACCACTGGCAACAAATGTCAATACACGCAGTGGGTTATTGCCCGTTCTGATAAAGTAATAAAGGAAGGCAGCTGAAATATCCAGCGTTCCTACAATAAGACCTGCTTTTAGAGGTTTCAAATTGAATCTATGCATTGCGTTTAATTAAATCCATTCGTATAACTCTACTACAGCTAAAGTACCTATCACCATTTAGCTCCACATATAACTCGGCTTCCCACAGTAAAATAGAAAAATAAAAAGAAAATATAAATAGGAGAAGGCTTCTCCTATCATGCCATCAATACACTGTATCACACAATGCATGTATACTAAATATCAACAGACTCCAACTTTGAATAGCTTTGCATTCACTACAAACCTATCACCCATATTATGATCCAACTACGAGATGCCCAATTTTCGGATTACAAAGCCATAGCCAAGCTTCATGCTGATAGTTGGAAGAAAACCTATAGAGGCATCTATAGCGAGCAATTCTTAGATCATGAAGTAGAACAAGACCGTGCAGTCCTATGGCACGATCGCCTTTTCAACCCTGGCAGCCAGCAACAAGTAGTGGTAGCTGTTCAAGAGGAAATCATTGTGGGCTTTGCTTGTTTGTTTTTAAACGATCATCCCCAATATGGTACGTTACTGGACAACCTGCATGTATTAGCCAGCTATCAGAAAGCGGGCATTGGCAAACAGCTGCTACAGGAATGTGCCCGTCGTATCATCAATAAGGCCCAAAGTCACAAAATGTATTTATGGGTGTATGAATCTAATGAAAATGCCCGCCGTGTTTATGAGCACCTGGGTACTACATACATAGAAACAGTAGAGCAACCTACCCCTAGCGGTATTACAGCACCTGCATGTCGGTATGCTTGGTCTGACGTAGCAGTATTGCTACCTAGTTGATACGGCACTTTGCCCAATTACACTTATGCTATGCTATTATTTTGGTAACATTATAGGAAACACCGACTCAAGAACCAGTGGTAGAAATACCTCCTCAAAACTCCAGCTTCCAAACCACATTGGAAGGAGATGATTGATCTATATATCCGCCAGAGGTATAAGTAAGAACTAAAACTTGGAAA
This genomic interval from Flavisolibacter tropicus contains the following:
- a CDS encoding GNAT family N-acetyltransferase; this translates as MIQLRDAQFSDYKAIAKLHADSWKKTYRGIYSEQFLDHEVEQDRAVLWHDRLFNPGSQQQVVVAVQEEIIVGFACLFLNDHPQYGTLLDNLHVLASYQKAGIGKQLLQECARRIINKAQSHKMYLWVYESNENARRVYEHLGTTYIETVEQPTPSGITAPACRYAWSDVAVLLPS
- a CDS encoding tetratricopeptide repeat protein, producing the protein MKHIAISLVLFSMAASTSLIAVGQSNDEEAIKNAIKNGWEVSTAKNANGVKAVWKQDPNVVNTFIGRFNYTRANGWDSIAAITDRSFNANPKPSRTGYSLRNYNIRSNGNMAFAEYVAVVTPVDSDPNSFPYVPDSIHFNTYQVLEKVNDQWKTVALVNTNPESYETNTDHAIETDINEIGYRFLTTKRYNEAIEVFKTNVKLYPNMWNTYDSLGEAYMAAGNKKLAIENYEKSMKLNPKSESGKAALAKLKQP
- a CDS encoding methyltransferase, whose translation is MNTSDPFSTIQHIAGGYCLNRCLHAVAELGVADVLDDTPQTTTQLAQAVGANPDALSRVIRLLAAYQVFEMNGNKVSHSPASYLLRQDHPQSMRSFARMFGLSINWKAYEGFYETIQTGQPSLTSTGSFWEYFATHEKENHIFNAAMADKAKGQIYGILGTYDFSAFNHVGDIGGGRGHLLMAILKKTPNVTGILFDLPHVIDEVKNIASDRLSLQAGDFFKDDLPECDAYVVMEIIHDWPDAESIAILKAIRKAAPTNARLLLIETLVPENAAPDWSKMLDIHMLTLLGGRQRTQTEYSTLLGAAGFKLNQVIDTGTGIAILEATPS
- a CDS encoding DUF1440 domain-containing protein, whose product is MHRFNLKPLKAGLIVGTLDISAAFLYYFIRTGNNPLRVLTFVASGIFGKAAFAGGAEMMVAGLVFHYIIATTFAFIFFWLFSRIDGLRKIGLLSGIVYGIIVWMIMNLIVVPLSNVSRPPFRWDGALINMLILIVCIGIPLSLMAKSYYKKRSVVLHA